The genomic segment GCGTTCCGTCGTGCCGGGTTTGGCTCGGACGACGACCGTGTGCATGAGTGGCGGGTGCGCGCGGCGCTTTGGGCCGGCGCGTTCGAGCAGGCTGATCGCTGGCTGGCGGTGTTTCCCGACGCACTCGCCGCCGAGCCGCGCTGGCGCTACTGGCGGGCGCGAGTCACCGAAAAATTACAGGGCTTGGCGGCCGCACGCGGTGATTACCAGCGCTTGCTGACGGCCAACAATGTCTATGCACTGCTTGCCGCCGAGCGCCTTGATGTGGCGATGCTGCCGCAGCCGCAGCCAGGCGCGCCGCCTAACCCCGCGGTGCAGACGGCGTTCGACCAGGACCCGGCCATCGCGCGGATGCGCGAGCTGCACGCGCTGGACCTGCGGCCGCGCTTCAACCTCGAATGGTTCGCCTTTTTCGCCGGTCGCGACATGCCGACCTATGACCAACTCTCACAGTTCGCGTTTGCCCAGGGCTGGTGGGTGAACGGCGTGGCCTCATCCACTGCGGCACGTATTTTTGACGACTTCGTGCGCCTCTATCCGCGACCCTACGACGCGCTGGTGGCGCGCGCCGCCGCCGACAGCGGCCTGCCGGCGCCGCTAATCTACGGTCTGATCCGTCAGGAGAGCCTTTACGAGCCGCGCGCCCGCTCGCACGCCAACGCTTACGGTCTGATGCAGTTGCTGCTGCCCACCGCACGCGGTGTCGCCCAGCGTCACGACCTGCCGCGTCCCGATGTCGAGGCGCTGTACCAGCCGGCGCGTAACGTCGCCCTGGGTTCGCGCTATCTGGCCGAGCGTTTCAAGCGCTTTGACGGCCAATGGATGCCGGCGATTGCGTCCTACAACGCCGGCGCCGGGGCGGTGGATCGCTGGCTGCCCGACACGCCAAAGGACGCCGACATTTGGATGGAAAACGTGCCCTACAACGAAACCCGCAACTACATCGGCAAGCTGCTCTGGCACCAGGCCGTGTATGCGTGGTTGGGCAGCGGTGAGGCGCAGCGCGCGGGCGTGGCGATGCGCCCGGTGGTGCGGCCCGGCGCACGGTGAAACGCTACCTGGTTGGTGGTGCGGTGCGCGATGGCCTGCTTGGCCTGACCCCGCACGAGCGCGATTGGGTGGTGGTCGGCAGTACCCCGGAGCAGATGCGTGCGGCGGGGTTTACCCAGGTCGGGCGCGACTTTCCGGTGTTCCTGCACCCGCAGACCAAGGAAGAGCATGCGCTGGCGCGCACTGAACGCAAGAGCGGGGCGGGGCATCAGGGCTTTGTGGTGCACGCGTCGCCCGAGGTCACGCTAGAGGACGACCTGATTCGTCGCGACCTCACTGTCAATGCCATTGCCGAGGACGAATCGGGCGCCCTGATCGACCCTCATGGCGGCGCGCGTGACATCGAAAATCGCTGGTTGCGACACGTGTCGCCGGCCTTCAGCGAAGACCCGCTGCGGGTGCTGCGGTTGGCGCGGTTTGCGGCGCGCTTTGCGCCCCTTGGGTTTCGCGTCGCCGATGAAACATTGGCGCTGTGCCGGCAACTGGTGGCAACGGGCGCGCTGCGTGAGTTGTCCGCCGAGCGGGTCTGGCAGGAGACCGTGCGTGCCATCAATGAGAGCCCGGCCCCCAGTGTTTTTTTCACCACGCTGGACGCCGTCGGCGGCTTGGCCGACTGGTTCGGCTGGCTGTCGACGACGGCGTTGCCCTTGTCGCTGGCGGCGGTGGATCAGGCCACGGCTGACCACGCCGACCCGGTGGTGCGGGCCGCGGCATGGATGGCGCCGGCGGCGGCCCAATTGACTCCAGTGAAGTGGGACGCGGTTTGTCAGCAACTACGGGTGCCCAACGACATCAGCACCCTGGTGGCCACGTTCGTGGCGTCTGCTGACGACCTTCACCACGGCGAGGCCCTCGCGCCCGATGCGCTACTGCGGCGGCTGGAAGGTATGTCCGCGTTTCGCCGCTCGACGCTGTTTGATCGGGTGCTCGCGGTCGATGCGGTGCTGGCGCAGGGGGTCCGACGCCGGGCCCACACGGCGTTCTGGCAGGCCGCACGTGCCCAAGCCGAGGCCGTGCAGGCGCGTGATGTCATGACCGACGGCCTGCGCGGCCCGGCGATTTCGGATGCCCTCGCCGCCGCCCGTACGCAGCGATTGGCCGATTGGCGGCAGGCATTCGGTCGGGCCTAGAAGCGTTCGCGCGCAAATCAGTGGGCGCGAGCCACCGGCTCGGGTAAACTCTCGCCCCCGTATTCCTCAAATCAGTGTTGGAGCAGCCGGTGGGCAACAAACCTCAAGACGGTCAGAACCCAGACAAGATCTTCATGGCCAACTTCAGCAAGGTGATGGGCGGGCTGGGCGTCATTTTTGTGATTTGTATCGTTGCGGCCGGCCTGTTTGCCAGCGGCGACATTCGCGACGATGAAGGTCAGACGGCACTGATGAAAGAGCGTCTCGCGCCGATCGGCAAAGTGGTCACCGACCCCGAGATGCTGGTGCAGGCCAGCGCAGAGACCGAGACTTCACGTGAGCCCTACACCGGCGCCCAGGTGGTCGAGCGCGTTTGCGGCGCCTGCCACAACGCCGGCGTGCTCGATGCGCCAAAGTCTGGCGACAACGCCGCCTGGGCGCAACGCTTCGACGAGAAGGGCCTCGACACCCTGGTCAAGCACTCCATCGAGGGCTACAACGCGATGCCGGCGCGCGGCGGAGATTCCAGCCTCAGCGACGACGAAGTGCGTGACGCCGTCAAAGCGTTGCTGGAAGACGCTGACGTGTCGATCTGACCCGGTCGTCGCCGCAAACAAGGCGCTGCTCAGGCGCCTTTTTTGTGGGCGATGCACGGGTGATGCACCGATCAAGTGCACGTGATCTTGATGCACAGCGGATCGAGGCCCTGCGAACGACGGTGATATAGGGTCACTGATGCACCGAGTTGGTGCGACTTGTGCCGCGTGATCCCCAACCGGGCGACGGACGTGCATCTGTCAGTCGTTGCGCTCATCCATTCGGTGCAAGAATCCGTTGTGTCTTTTCTCGCTGCAATGCAGCAGGCGCCGAGCCGAGCCGGGTCGGCGCTTTAGCACCTTCACATTCCCAGGAGAATCAATGATGCGTTCAACGCGATTCATCGCGGCAGGCAGTGTTTTGGCGATGTTCTCGATGCAGGCGGTGGCCGTTGAAGTCGGGGCCCGCCTCTATGGCGACCTGCGCTACTCGGTGGGGCATTCCGATGTTCAAGACGGCGCCGATGACACCGAGTTCAGCAGCAACAACAGCCACCTGGGCGTTGCGCTGAGCGGCGCCGAAGGCGACATCAGCGTCACCGGTGTTTACGAGTTGGGCATCGACGCCGGTAACACCACCAACGGTAGCGACGACACCCGGCAGGCTTACCTGAGCGTCGGCTCGCCGTTCGGCAGCCTGGCATTGGGGCAGCTCGAAACCGCTTACAAGCGGGCCGGGCAACAGCTGGACCCGTTCTACAACACCGGTGTGGGGACCATCACCGGCACGCCGTTCGGCAATGCCGGTGCGCCGGTGCTGGGGCCGGGCTTTGGCCTTTCGGCACTGACCTCCGACACGGTGGACCAGGGACTGGTCGCCGATCAGGTGGCGTACAAGTCGCCCACCATTGCCAATCTGACCGGCAACGCGGCCATCATTTTTGGCGACGATGATGGCGGCGATGGCGGGCAGGAAGATTTCGGCGTGGGCGTTGAGTACGCGGCCGACGGCATTCTGTTCGGGGTGCAGTATCTCGATATCCGTTCTACGGTGAACGGCACGCCCAGCGCCAACTTCAACGCCGGATTGCCCAACGCAACCAAGGCAACCCGCGTTTACGGCGGATACGCGACTGAGGTGTGGGGCCTGGGCGCCTCTTGGGAGCCACTGGAGATTGAAGGCGCGCCCGATCGCGACTATTACTTTTTGAGCGGCACCTTGAGCCTTAATGACCGAACCCGGCTGGCCGCATCGCTGGGCTATGTCGAAAACGTGCCGTTTGAAGGCCAGAGCCTGTCACTCGGGGTGTTCTACGACGTGTTCGCCGGGTTGGAGGCCTACGCCGCCGCACGTTACTCCGACCGCGACGAAGACGCGATCCTCGCCAATGGCTTTGCCGTGGCCGACGGCCCGTCAGTGGGTGAGTTGGTGTTGGGCATCAACTACCAGTTCAGCCTCGCCGAGCTGTTCTAAGCCGCCCAAGCGGCGCATCCAAAAGCCGGGCAGCGCCCGGCTTTTTTGTGACATATTTTTGTGACAGACTTCGCTCGCTTTCAGTTGGCACGCAGATTGCTTTTCTTCAACCGGGACCCGCGCATCACAAGATCGACGGGAACAACCTCAAGACGTTTCAGGAGAGTAATTGATGAATTTCAAGCATTTGGCTGTGGCTGCAGCGGTGAGCACCGCAACGTTTTCGGGCTCTGCCTTGGCACAGCTTTCGGGGAATGTGGGCGTGGTGTCGGAATACATGTTCCGCGGCTTCGCGCAGAGCAATGGCGCAGCCGTTCAGGGTGGTCTCGATTACGCAGCAGACTCCGGCTTTTACGTCGGCACGTGGGCCTCAACGATCAACTTCGCCAGTGCCACCGGTAGCGGTGCAGAAGTCGATGTTTACGCCGGTTTTGGCGGTGAGGCTGGAAGCGTTTCCTACGACATCGGTGCGATTTACTACTGGTATGCCGAAGAAGATGAGCCGGGCCCTCAGGACCCGTCACTCAACACCATCGAAACATACGGAAGCCTCGGCTTCGGCCCGTTTACCCTGGGCGCTTACGTGGCGTTTGGTGATTACTTCGGTGCAGTGAATCCTGATGGGACTGATGCTGACGGCGCCTATGGCATCTCGGGTGCTCTGAGCCTGCCGCTGTCGGAATTGATGTCTTTTGACGCGATGGTTGCATTACATGATGGTGAAGGGAACGAAGCGTTCACCCCCGATGGCGATGGCTACATCGAATACAACATCGGCGTATCTGCTGCGCTAGAAAACGGGTTCGGCATGGGCTTTGGTCTGGTTGCCACCGATATCGACGATGACGATCCGAAGTTGGTCATCAGCGGCAGCTACGGCTTCGATCTGTAACGATTCACTGGTCTGCAGTTGCTACGCAAAGCCGCCTTCGGGCGGCTTTTTTGTTGGGCTTTCAGGCTCAGGGGGCGCGGTAGCGCAGCGCTTCGGCGAGATGCGGTGTCGTGACGTGCGTCTCGCCCGCGAGGTCGGCAATGGTGCGCGCCACCCTGATCACCCGGTGCAGCCCACGGGCGCTCAGACCAAGGCGGGTCATGGCCTGCTGCAGTAGGGTTTGACCGGCCGCGTCGAGGGCGGCGTGGGTGTCCAGTTCACCGGCGTGCAACGCGGCGTTGGGTTTGTGTTGTCGCGCAATCTGCCGGGTGCGGGCGTCCATGACCCGGGCGCGCACCATTTCGGTGCGCTCGGCCCCGGCGTCACGACCCGGCCCCAGCAAGGCGCTTTCATCGACCCTCGGCACGCCAACGTGCAGGTCAATGCGATCCAGAAACGGGCCCGACAACCGACCCTGGTAGCGGCTCACCTGGTCGGGCGTGCAGCGACACTGTCCTTTGGGGTCACCGAGATGCCCGCAAGGGCAGGGGTTCATTGCTGCAATCAGTTGAAACCTCGCCGGAAAGCGCGTCTGCCGCGCCGCGCGGGCAATGTCGATGTGGCCGGATTCCAGCGGCTCACGCAGTACGTCGAGGACGGCACGCGGAAACTCCGGAAGTTCGTCGAGAAACAGCACGCCGTGATGCGCCAGGGTGATTTCCCCGGGGCGCGGCTGCGCGCCACCGCCCACCAACGCCACGCCGGACGCGGTGTGGTGCGGTGACCGGTAAGGCCGCAGCCCCCATAGGCTGGCGTCAAAGCCTTCGTGGCTGATGGAGCGGATGCTGGCGACCTCCAGCGCCTCGGCCTCGCTCAGCGGCGGCAACAGCCCCGGAAGCCTTGCGGCAAGCATGGATTTGCCGGCGCCGGGCGGGCCAACCAGTCGCATCGAATGCCCGCCGGCTGCAGCAATTTCCAGCGCACGTTTGGCCTGATGCTGGCCGCGCACGTCGGCAAGGTCGGGCTGGTCACGCGCAGCCGCGGGTGGCGATGGGGGTGGGGCCGGTTCACACGGCAATGCACCCTGATGGAGCGCCGCGACCAGTGCACTTAAATGGTGCATCGGGTGCAAGCGTGCCGCTCGGCAAAGCTGGGCCTCCGCGAGGTTTTCCGCGGGCAGAACCAGGCCGCGCCGGTGTCGGGTGGTCTGCAGGGCGGCGGGGAGTGCGCCCTGCACGGCGCGAATTTCACCCGACAGCGACAATTCGCCCAGCACTTCGAAGTCGTCAAGGCAGCCGGCCGGCAGGGCCTGCTGCGCCAGCAGAATGCCCAGCGCCATGGGCAAGTCGAAACGCCCGCCGTGCTTGGGCAGGTCGGCGGGGGCCAGGTTGATGGTGATGCGCTGCTGCGGAAAGCTGAAACCGCTGACGGTCAGCGCCGCACGCACCCGGTCTTTGGCTTCGCGAACCGCCGCCTCGGGCAGGCCGACGATGTTCAGCGCCGGCAGGCCATTGCCCAGATGCACTTCGACCCGCACTTCTTCTGCCACCAAGCCGTTCTGCGCGCGGGCCCGGACGGTGGCAAGACTCATGAGCGGCGGTTAGCGCCGCTGCGGCGCGTGCTGTTCCAGCGCAGAGAGTCGGGCTTCCAGCGCTTTCAGGCGGGCCTGGGTACGGGCCAGCAGCTCGGCTTGCACGTCAAAGCGTTCGCGGGTGACCAGGTCGAGCTTGTCGAGGTGGGCGCCGAGCATGACGCGGAAGTTGTCCTGCAATTCACGCCGCAATTGGCTCATGCCCGGCGGCAAGGCCTGGGCGAGGCGGTCAGCAAGCGCATCCAGAGAGCGAGGGTCGAGCATTTGCAAAGTTTAGCGCGGGCCGGGTGCTGTGCGCTGGATCACGGTTTTCGGCCGTTTGGCACGGTCCCTGCTTGTCACCCTGCGGAATCCGGGAACAGGCTGCCTGGATCTCAACCAACAACATCGCTACCAGGAGTGATTTCGATGAAATTGATCGCAGCCATCATCAAGCCTTTCAAGCTGGACGAGGTGCGTGAAGCGCTCTCGGACATCGGGGTCGCCGGGATTACGGTTACCGAAGTGAAAGGTTTTGGTCGGCAAAAGGGACACACAGAGCTGTATCGCGGGGCGGAGTACGTCGTTGATTTTCTGCCGAAGGTCAAGGTGGAAGTCGGCGTTGATGACGACAAGGTGGAAACCGCCATCGACGCCATCACCAAGGCGGCGCACACCGGGAAGATCGGCGACGGCAAGATTTTCGTCACCGCCATCGAGCAGGCCATTCGCATTCGTACCGGCGAAACCGGCGACGACGCACTTTGATATCCAAGGAGAGAACACGATGAATCGTTCTGTATTCAAATGGCTGATGCTGGCCGCTGGGGCGGGGGCCGCCTTCGGAGTCTCTGCGCAGGAAGCAGAGGTCATGACGGAGGTGGCTGAAGCGGCCGCCGGTATTTCCACGGCCGAACTGGCTTACGCACTCGACACCTTTTACTTCCTGGTGGCCGGCGCGTTCGTGATGTGGATGGCGGCGGGCTTCTCGATGCTGGAGGCCGGGCTGGTCCGTTCCAAGAACACTGTTGAAATTCTGACCAAGAACGTCGCGCTGTTTGCGACCGCCTGCGTCATGTATCTGTTGATCGGCTACAACTTCATGTACACCGAAGCCGGAATGTATCTGCCCGGGTTCGATTTCATGCTGTCGATGGAAGACAACGCCGCCGACGTGGTCAACGCCGGTGGTGAAGACGCGCCTTATTACTCTGGGCTGTCGGACTTCTTCTTCCAGGTGGTGTTCGTGGCCACCGCCATGTCCATCGTCTCGGGTGCGGTCGCCGAGCGTATGAAGCTGTTTTCCTTCCTCGCCTTCGCGGTGGTGATGACCGGCTTCATCTACCCGATCCAGGGCATGTGGAGCTGGGGCGGCGGTTTCTTGGGTGAAACCTTCGGCTACTCCGACTACGCGGGTTCGGGCATCGTGCACCTCTGCGGTGCGGCTGCGGCACTGGCACTGGTGATTCTGATCGGACCCCGCAAGGGCAAGTACGCAGCCGAT from the Polycyclovorans algicola TG408 genome contains:
- a CDS encoding c-type cytochrome; this translates as MGNKPQDGQNPDKIFMANFSKVMGGLGVIFVICIVAAGLFASGDIRDDEGQTALMKERLAPIGKVVTDPEMLVQASAETETSREPYTGAQVVERVCGACHNAGVLDAPKSGDNAAWAQRFDEKGLDTLVKHSIEGYNAMPARGGDSSLSDDEVRDAVKALLEDADVSI
- the glnK gene encoding P-II family nitrogen regulator — encoded protein: MKLIAAIIKPFKLDEVREALSDIGVAGITVTEVKGFGRQKGHTELYRGAEYVVDFLPKVKVEVGVDDDKVETAIDAITKAAHTGKIGDGKIFVTAIEQAIRIRTGETGDDAL
- a CDS encoding YifB family Mg chelatase-like AAA ATPase; this translates as MSLATVRARAQNGLVAEEVRVEVHLGNGLPALNIVGLPEAAVREAKDRVRAALTVSGFSFPQQRITINLAPADLPKHGGRFDLPMALGILLAQQALPAGCLDDFEVLGELSLSGEIRAVQGALPAALQTTRHRRGLVLPAENLAEAQLCRAARLHPMHHLSALVAALHQGALPCEPAPPPSPPAAARDQPDLADVRGQHQAKRALEIAAAGGHSMRLVGPPGAGKSMLAARLPGLLPPLSEAEALEVASIRSISHEGFDASLWGLRPYRSPHHTASGVALVGGGAQPRPGEITLAHHGVLFLDELPEFPRAVLDVLREPLESGHIDIARAARQTRFPARFQLIAAMNPCPCGHLGDPKGQCRCTPDQVSRYQGRLSGPFLDRIDLHVGVPRVDESALLGPGRDAGAERTEMVRARVMDARTRQIARQHKPNAALHAGELDTHAALDAAGQTLLQQAMTRLGLSARGLHRVIRVARTIADLAGETHVTTPHLAEALRYRAP
- a CDS encoding porin, producing MMRSTRFIAAGSVLAMFSMQAVAVEVGARLYGDLRYSVGHSDVQDGADDTEFSSNNSHLGVALSGAEGDISVTGVYELGIDAGNTTNGSDDTRQAYLSVGSPFGSLALGQLETAYKRAGQQLDPFYNTGVGTITGTPFGNAGAPVLGPGFGLSALTSDTVDQGLVADQVAYKSPTIANLTGNAAIIFGDDDGGDGGQEDFGVGVEYAADGILFGVQYLDIRSTVNGTPSANFNAGLPNATKATRVYGGYATEVWGLGASWEPLEIEGAPDRDYYFLSGTLSLNDRTRLAASLGYVENVPFEGQSLSLGVFYDVFAGLEAYAAARYSDRDEDAILANGFAVADGPSVGELVLGINYQFSLAELF
- a CDS encoding accessory factor UbiK family protein, whose amino-acid sequence is MLDPRSLDALADRLAQALPPGMSQLRRELQDNFRVMLGAHLDKLDLVTRERFDVQAELLARTQARLKALEARLSALEQHAPQRR
- a CDS encoding TorF family putative porin; the encoded protein is MNFKHLAVAAAVSTATFSGSALAQLSGNVGVVSEYMFRGFAQSNGAAVQGGLDYAADSGFYVGTWASTINFASATGSGAEVDVYAGFGGEAGSVSYDIGAIYYWYAEEDEPGPQDPSLNTIETYGSLGFGPFTLGAYVAFGDYFGAVNPDGTDADGAYGISGALSLPLSELMSFDAMVALHDGEGNEAFTPDGDGYIEYNIGVSAALENGFGMGFGLVATDIDDDDPKLVISGSYGFDL
- a CDS encoding CCA tRNA nucleotidyltransferase gives rise to the protein MKRYLVGGAVRDGLLGLTPHERDWVVVGSTPEQMRAAGFTQVGRDFPVFLHPQTKEEHALARTERKSGAGHQGFVVHASPEVTLEDDLIRRDLTVNAIAEDESGALIDPHGGARDIENRWLRHVSPAFSEDPLRVLRLARFAARFAPLGFRVADETLALCRQLVATGALRELSAERVWQETVRAINESPAPSVFFTTLDAVGGLADWFGWLSTTALPLSLAAVDQATADHADPVVRAAAWMAPAAAQLTPVKWDAVCQQLRVPNDISTLVATFVASADDLHHGEALAPDALLRRLEGMSAFRRSTLFDRVLAVDAVLAQGVRRRAHTAFWQAARAQAEAVQARDVMTDGLRGPAISDALAAARTQRLADWRQAFGRA
- a CDS encoding lytic transglycosylase domain-containing protein; this translates as MTRWTLPALLGLGTCLPALAMANPDSLREEFIEVLAAIEKGENPPRSEALQRYSLAPYLDAAAVRRLIARNNPEADQAWPAFRAAHPQHVENRDLAREWWRSLVRRQAWAQVWAEVPADVSFTDLQCQRLRAGLETGQDPAVLVPQIQAAFKTGRSMPDACDRPFEWLQARGGRPDALVIERFELALAGNEFGLSRFLLRQLPDQRRDPYAQRLALRSAPASAIPALLDAPPSPLPWDDLISGWNRWAAADINAAQRMAPRLAELDGLSDGQRAAVWNAVGLRLSWRRDEAALDAFRRAGFGSDDDRVHEWRVRAALWAGAFEQADRWLAVFPDALAAEPRWRYWRARVTEKLQGLAAARGDYQRLLTANNVYALLAAERLDVAMLPQPQPGAPPNPAVQTAFDQDPAIARMRELHALDLRPRFNLEWFAFFAGRDMPTYDQLSQFAFAQGWWVNGVASSTAARIFDDFVRLYPRPYDALVARAAADSGLPAPLIYGLIRQESLYEPRARSHANAYGLMQLLLPTARGVAQRHDLPRPDVEALYQPARNVALGSRYLAERFKRFDGQWMPAIASYNAGAGAVDRWLPDTPKDADIWMENVPYNETRNYIGKLLWHQAVYAWLGSGEAQRAGVAMRPVVRPGAR